A stretch of the Panicum virgatum strain AP13 chromosome 9N, P.virgatum_v5, whole genome shotgun sequence genome encodes the following:
- the LOC120690277 gene encoding DNA-binding protein SMUBP-2-like isoform X1 gives MAGSGGGGGKGAAGRMMSLQEFVSSMAPLIDLEKAAEISAESETSAKSLERRGSVIANLKCTDAQMGLMGKTLLEFQPNKGDVLPSHKFGTHDVVALKPNKADAGSASLGQGVVYRLKDSSITVAFDDIPEDGLNSPLRLEKLANEVTYRRMKDALIQLSKAVQTGPCANLVPVLFGEKAPMRSKDAMKFSPFNKNLDDSQKDAISKALGSRDVFLLHGPPGTGKTTTIIEIILQEVKRGSKILACAASNIAVDNIVERLARYRTKLVRLGHPARLLPQVLDSALDAQVLRADNSSLAGDIRKEMKVLNSKLLKAKDRNTKRDIRKELKTLAKEERKRQQLAVTDVLKNADVVLTTLTGASSKKLNGITFDLVVIDEAAQALEIACWIALLKGPRCILAGDHLQLPPTIQSVEAEKKGMGKTLFERLTEAYGEEITSMLTVQYRMHEHIMNWSSKELYNNKIKAHSSVAGHMLYDLEEVTRSSSTEPTIILIDTTGCDMEEVKDEEESTMNEGEAAVSIAHAKLLVESGVRASDVGIITPYAAQVTCLKMMRNKDAKLKDLEISTVDGFQGREKEAIIISMVRSNSKKEVGFLSDHRRMNVAVTRARRQCCLVCDVETVSSDKFLKRLVEYFEENGEYLSASEYQSS, from the exons ATGGcggggagtggcggcggcggcggcaagggcgcGGCGGGGAGGATGATGTCGCTGCAGGAGTTCGTGTCCTCCATGGCCCCGCTCATCGATCTCGAGaag GCGGCGGAGATATCGGCGGAGTCGGAGACGAGCGCCAAGAGCCTGGAGAGGCGGGGCAGCGTCATCGCCAACCTCAAGTGCACCGACGCCCAG ATGGGACTGATGGGGAAGACGCTCCTGGAGTTCCAGCCCAACAAAGGCGACGTGCTCCCATCTCACAAG TTTGGAACGCATGATGTAGTTGCCCTGAAGCCAAATAAGGCAGATGCTGGATCTGCTTCTCTTGGGCAAGGTGTAGTTTATCGGTTAAAG GATTCTTCCATTACCGTTGCTTTTGATGATATTCCTGAAGATGGTTTAAACAGCCCTCTGCGTCTTGAGAAGCTTGCAAATGAG GTCACTTATCGCAGGATGAAGGATGCACTAATTCAACTTAGCAAGGCTGTCCAAACAGGACCTTGTGCAAACCTTGTTCCTGTTTTGTTTGGAGAGAAAGCACCCATGCGCTCCAAGGATGCTATGAAGTTCAGTCCATTCAACAAGAATTTGGATGATTCACAG AAAGATGCTATCTCGAAGGCGCTTGGATCAAGGGATGTTTTCTTGCTTCATGGGCCTCCTGGAACTGGAAAAACAACAACTATTATTGAGATAATACTGCAGGAGGTCAAGCGTGGATCAAAGATTCTTGCCTGCGCTGCATCTAATATCGCTGTGGATAATATTGTTGAGCGACTTGCACGATACAG GACAAAATTAGTGAGGTTAGGGCATCCTGCTCGTTTACTACCCCAAGTGCTCGACAGCGCTCTTGATGCACAG GTATTGCGAGCTGATAATAGTAGCTTGGCAGGAGACATTCGCAAGGAAATGAAG GTGTTGAATAGCAAATTGCTGAAAGCTAAAGATCGGAACACTAAAAGGGACATCAGGAAAGAGCTCAAAACCCTTGCCAAAGAGGAAAGAAAACGACAGCAGCTTGCAGTAACTGATGTACTAAAAAATGCAGATGTTGTGCTGACAACTTTGACTGGTGCATCTTCAAAAAAGCTAAATGGCATtacatttgatttggttgtCATTGATGAAGCTGCTCAGGCACTTGAGATAGCATGCTGGATAGCCTTGCTGAAA GGGCCAAGGTGTATTCTTGCTGGAGACCATCTTCAACTTCCTCCAACAATTCAAAGTGTTGAGGCTGAAAAGAAGGGGATGGGAAAGACACTCTTTGAACGGCTTACTGAAGCTTATGGAGAGGAAATCACATCCATGCTCACTGTCCAGTACAGAATGCACGAGCACATTATGAATTGGTCATCTAAAGAACTTTATAACAATAAG ATCAAAGCACATTCTAGTGTTGCTGGGCATATGCTCTATGATCTTGAAGAAGTCACGAGGTCTTCTTCAACAGAACCAACTATTATACTCATTGACACTACAGG GTGCGATATGGAAGAAGTAAAAGACGAAGAGGAGAGCACTATGAATGAGGGCGAGGCAGCAGTATCCATTGCTCATGCCAAGTTGCTTGTTGAGAGTGGTGTTCGTGCATCTGATGTTGGAATAATTACACCTTATGCTGCACAG GTAACCTGCCTGAAGATGATGAGAAACAAAGATGCTAAACTGAAAGATTTAGAGATATCCACAGTTGATGGGTTCCAAGGCCGGGAGAAAGAAGCCATCATCATTTCAATGGTCCGGTCTAACTCAAAGAAAGAG GTGGGGTTCTTGAGTGATCACAGACGGATGAATGTTGCGGTGACGCGAGCCAGGAGGCAGTGCTGCCTGGTGTGCGACGTGGAGACCGTGAGCAGTGACAAGTTCCTGAAACGTTTGGTTGAATACTTCGAGGAGAATGGGGAGTACTTGAGCGCTTCAGAATACCAGAGCAGCTGA
- the LOC120690277 gene encoding DNA-binding protein SMUBP-2-like isoform X2, which translates to MGLMGKTLLEFQPNKGDVLPSHKFGTHDVVALKPNKADAGSASLGQGVVYRLKDSSITVAFDDIPEDGLNSPLRLEKLANEVTYRRMKDALIQLSKAVQTGPCANLVPVLFGEKAPMRSKDAMKFSPFNKNLDDSQKDAISKALGSRDVFLLHGPPGTGKTTTIIEIILQEVKRGSKILACAASNIAVDNIVERLARYRTKLVRLGHPARLLPQVLDSALDAQVLRADNSSLAGDIRKEMKVLNSKLLKAKDRNTKRDIRKELKTLAKEERKRQQLAVTDVLKNADVVLTTLTGASSKKLNGITFDLVVIDEAAQALEIACWIALLKGPRCILAGDHLQLPPTIQSVEAEKKGMGKTLFERLTEAYGEEITSMLTVQYRMHEHIMNWSSKELYNNKIKAHSSVAGHMLYDLEEVTRSSSTEPTIILIDTTGCDMEEVKDEEESTMNEGEAAVSIAHAKLLVESGVRASDVGIITPYAAQVTCLKMMRNKDAKLKDLEISTVDGFQGREKEAIIISMVRSNSKKEVGFLSDHRRMNVAVTRARRQCCLVCDVETVSSDKFLKRLVEYFEENGEYLSASEYQSS; encoded by the exons ATGGGACTGATGGGGAAGACGCTCCTGGAGTTCCAGCCCAACAAAGGCGACGTGCTCCCATCTCACAAG TTTGGAACGCATGATGTAGTTGCCCTGAAGCCAAATAAGGCAGATGCTGGATCTGCTTCTCTTGGGCAAGGTGTAGTTTATCGGTTAAAG GATTCTTCCATTACCGTTGCTTTTGATGATATTCCTGAAGATGGTTTAAACAGCCCTCTGCGTCTTGAGAAGCTTGCAAATGAG GTCACTTATCGCAGGATGAAGGATGCACTAATTCAACTTAGCAAGGCTGTCCAAACAGGACCTTGTGCAAACCTTGTTCCTGTTTTGTTTGGAGAGAAAGCACCCATGCGCTCCAAGGATGCTATGAAGTTCAGTCCATTCAACAAGAATTTGGATGATTCACAG AAAGATGCTATCTCGAAGGCGCTTGGATCAAGGGATGTTTTCTTGCTTCATGGGCCTCCTGGAACTGGAAAAACAACAACTATTATTGAGATAATACTGCAGGAGGTCAAGCGTGGATCAAAGATTCTTGCCTGCGCTGCATCTAATATCGCTGTGGATAATATTGTTGAGCGACTTGCACGATACAG GACAAAATTAGTGAGGTTAGGGCATCCTGCTCGTTTACTACCCCAAGTGCTCGACAGCGCTCTTGATGCACAG GTATTGCGAGCTGATAATAGTAGCTTGGCAGGAGACATTCGCAAGGAAATGAAG GTGTTGAATAGCAAATTGCTGAAAGCTAAAGATCGGAACACTAAAAGGGACATCAGGAAAGAGCTCAAAACCCTTGCCAAAGAGGAAAGAAAACGACAGCAGCTTGCAGTAACTGATGTACTAAAAAATGCAGATGTTGTGCTGACAACTTTGACTGGTGCATCTTCAAAAAAGCTAAATGGCATtacatttgatttggttgtCATTGATGAAGCTGCTCAGGCACTTGAGATAGCATGCTGGATAGCCTTGCTGAAA GGGCCAAGGTGTATTCTTGCTGGAGACCATCTTCAACTTCCTCCAACAATTCAAAGTGTTGAGGCTGAAAAGAAGGGGATGGGAAAGACACTCTTTGAACGGCTTACTGAAGCTTATGGAGAGGAAATCACATCCATGCTCACTGTCCAGTACAGAATGCACGAGCACATTATGAATTGGTCATCTAAAGAACTTTATAACAATAAG ATCAAAGCACATTCTAGTGTTGCTGGGCATATGCTCTATGATCTTGAAGAAGTCACGAGGTCTTCTTCAACAGAACCAACTATTATACTCATTGACACTACAGG GTGCGATATGGAAGAAGTAAAAGACGAAGAGGAGAGCACTATGAATGAGGGCGAGGCAGCAGTATCCATTGCTCATGCCAAGTTGCTTGTTGAGAGTGGTGTTCGTGCATCTGATGTTGGAATAATTACACCTTATGCTGCACAG GTAACCTGCCTGAAGATGATGAGAAACAAAGATGCTAAACTGAAAGATTTAGAGATATCCACAGTTGATGGGTTCCAAGGCCGGGAGAAAGAAGCCATCATCATTTCAATGGTCCGGTCTAACTCAAAGAAAGAG GTGGGGTTCTTGAGTGATCACAGACGGATGAATGTTGCGGTGACGCGAGCCAGGAGGCAGTGCTGCCTGGTGTGCGACGTGGAGACCGTGAGCAGTGACAAGTTCCTGAAACGTTTGGTTGAATACTTCGAGGAGAATGGGGAGTACTTGAGCGCTTCAGAATACCAGAGCAGCTGA